GCGCGCCGGTGGGCCTGGCCGAGTATGCGCTGGGCCTGCATGCCAGCGCGCTGGTGAAGGATGGCGGCTGCCTGCAGATCGGCATCGGCGCACTGTCCGATGCGCTGGTGAAGGCCTTGCTGCTGCGCCAGCAGAACAACATCCAGTGGCGTCGCGCCTTGGTGGCGCTGGACCCGGCCGGCGTCACCCACGCACTGGCCGGCTGGCAGGGCGGGCTGGCCCCGTTCGAGGCCGGCCTGTACGGCGCCAGCGAGATGGTGATGGACGGCTTCATGCACCTGCAGCGGGGCGGCATCCTCAAGCGGCGCAGCTGGGACAACCTGGCGCTGGAACGCGCCGCGGCGGCGGGCCGGCTCAGTCCGGAAACGCCGGGCGGGCACTACCTGCGCGGCGCGTTCTTCCTGGGCTCGCGCGAGTTGTATGCCTGGCTCGACGCCACCGAGGCGGCCGACCCGGACGCGATCGACATGTGCGCGGTGTCCAACGTCAACCAGCTCTACGGCACGCACCAGTCGCTGGCCATGCTGCAGCGGCGCGGCGCCCGCTTCTTCAACACCTGCATGATGGCCACCGCGCTGGGCGCGGTGGTTTCGGACACGCTGGAGGATGGCGGCGTGGTCAGCGGGGTCGGCGGCCAGTACAACTTCGTGGCGATGGCGCACGAACTGCCCGATGCGCGCTCGGTGCTGCTGCTGCGCGCCACCCGCAGCAGCAAGGGCGGCATCGAGAGCAACATCCGCTGGAGCTACGGCCAGACCACCATCCCGCGCCACCTGCGCGACATCATCATCACCGAGTACGGCATTGCCGACCTGCGTGGCAAGAGCGATAGCGAGTGCATCGAGGCGATGCTGGCGATCACCGACGCGCGTTTCCTCGACGCGCTGTGCGCCGAGGCCAAGGCGCACGGCAAGCTGGCCGCGGACTTCGTGATACCCGACAGCTGGCGTCTGCATCGCCCGCTCCACCTGCGCAAGACGCTGGCGCCGTTCCGGCAGCACGGCGTGCTGCCCGAGTTTCCGTTCGGCAGCGATTTCAGCGAAGTCGAGCAACGCCTGTTGCCGGCGCTGGAGTGGCTGAAACACGCTGGCGCCAGCTGGCGCGGCAAGCTCGGCCTGCTGCTGGCCGCGTGTCGACCGGGCGAAGTGGCGCCGGGTGAGGCCGAGGCCCTGGCGCGGATGGGCCTGGTCGATCCGCTTACGCTGGCCGATCGCCTGCAGCGTCGCCTGTTGCAGGTGGCCCTGCGTCGGCTGGTGCCGACCGATCGGCCGACGCCTCCGCCGGTGGATCAACCGGCAACTCAGCGGGCGTCGGGTCCGTAGCCGGCTCGTCCAGCAGTGGCAGGACCGCCGGGCTGTCCAGGTCGTCGAACTGCTGGTGGTTGACCGCCCAGAAGAACAGCCGCACGGCCACGACCACGATCACCAGGGTCACCGGAATCAGCACCAGCAAAATGTTCATGCGGGCAACTCGCGTGCGCCGGTGGCCGGGTCGGCGCGGTCATCGGCCGTGGCCTCCGGCCGTCCCACGCGCAGCGCGTTCAGCACCACCACCAGCGAGCTGAGCGACATGCCGATGCCGGCCAGCCACGGCGGCACCATGCCGAACGCGGCGAACGGCACCGCGCAGAGGTTGTAGGCCAGCGCCCAGCGGCGGCTCTGCGCGGTGACCTGCTGCAGCTGACGGGCGATCGCGCGCGCGTCGATGAGTCCGTTCAGACGTCCATCCATCAGCAGCAGGTCGGCATGGGCCTGGGCCAGTTCGGTGCCGGAGGCCAGCGCCGCGGAGACGTCGGCACCGGCCAGCAGCGGCGCGTCGTTGCTGCCGTCGCCCACTGCCAGCGTGGTGTGGCCCTCGGCATGAGCTGCCTGCAGGCGTTCGAGCTTGTCGGCCGGCGACTGCCGGGCGTGCCAGTCGGCGATGCCCAGGCGGGCGGCCATCGTGGCCACGCGGCTGCTCGCGTCGCCGCTGGCCATGCTGGTGGTGATGCCGTCCCCGCGCAGCCGTTCGAGCACGTGTTGCGCATCGGTGCGCGGTTGTTCGTCGAGATGGAAGGCCGCGATGACGCCGTCCGCGTCGGTCAGCAGCAAGGCATCCGCGACACCGGCGGGAGCCGGCTGGCCGCTGGGCGCCAGCGCGTAGTCGGCGCGTCCCAGCCACAGTGCGCGACCGGCCACCTCGCCCGAAATGCCGGCGCCGGCCACCACCTGCACCGATTGCGCCTGCAGCGGCAAGGCCTGTTGGCGCGCGGTATCGGCCAGGGCGCGGGCCAGCGGATGCGAGCTTTCATGCGCCAGCGCGGCGGCCAGCTGCAGCACCCGCTCGACGCTGTCGCCGCGCAGGGGTTCGACCGCGCGGTGCTGCAGTTGCGGCACGGTCAGCGTGCCGGTCTTGTCGAACAGCGCGTAGTCGACCTCGGCCAGCCGGCCCAGCGCATCGCCGCTGGTCACCAGCACGCCGCGCCCGGCCAGCACGCCGAGCGCCCGGGTCAGCGTGGTCGGGCGGGTCAACGCGAAGGCGCAGGGGCAGGCGACTACCAGTACCGCCACCGCCGCCTCGAACGCACGCGCCGGATCGACCAGCAGCCAGCCGAGGGCGGTGAGCGCGGTCAGGCCCAGCACCCGCGCCACGAAGCGGCCGACCACGCGATCGCTGGCCGCGATCGTCGAGCGCGCCTGCCGCGCACGGGTGGCCAGTTCGCCCAGTCGCGCCACTGTGGTGGTGTCGCCACTGTGCTCCACGAGCAATTCGGCGGGGCCGGACAACAGCACGCTGCCGGCAATCAGGGGTTCGCCGCGCACGCGCCGCACCGGTCGCGATTCGCCCGACAGCAGCGCTTCGTCCAGCTCGACGTGGGCGCTCTGCAACACGCCGTCGGCGGGCACGCGAGTGCCTTCGGCGATGTGCACGCGGTCGCCGGGCAGCAGGGTCATCGCAGGCACGGTTTCCAGCTCGCCGTCGGCACGGCGGCGCTGCGCCAGCAAGGGTGCGCCGTCGATCGCCGCGTCACCCATCGCGCCGCTGCGATGGCGCGAGCGCAGTTCCAGGTAGCGTCCGCCCAGCAGCAGGAACACGAACATGGTCACCGAATCGAAATAGATCTCGCCGCTGCCGCGCAACGTGTTGAACATGCTGGCCAGGAACACCAGGGCCACCGCCAGCGCCACCGGCAGGTTGATGCCGAGCCGGCGTTCGCGCAGTTCCTGCGCCGCGCCGCGGAAGAACGGCAGCGCCGAATAGAACACCACCGGCACGCTGGTCAGCAGGCCGAGCCAGCGGAACAGGTTGCGCGTGCTGAAGTCGACGAAATCGACCACGCCGATGTAGATGACGAAGGCGTACGTCATCACCTGCATCGAGCACATGCCGGCCACCAGCAGGCGCTTCAGCGCATCGTGCTGCTCCTGCGAGCGGAGGTCGTCGATGCTGGCGTGCTGCAGCGGCTGCGCCGGGCAGCCGGCCGCGGCGAAATTCGCCAGCAGGGTGGGCAGCGGCGTGCGGCCGGCATCCAGCACCACGCGCACCCTGCGCGCCGGGCGATCGATGGCGACGCGTTTTACGCCGGGCAGCGAGCGGATCAGCTGTTCCAGCCGCAAAACCTGCCGCGCATCCGTCATGGATTCGACCGACAGGGCGACCTCGCTGCTGCCGTCGCGACGGAGGCGCAGCACCTGCGCGGCGAGTTGCGGATGGGCCCACGCCGCGTAGCTGTTCATCGCGGCGGGTCGGTGGCTGGTGGCGGCGGCGCGGCGCTATGCGCGCTGACCGGTACGCCGAACACGGTGTGCGAGGTGTCCAGCGGCGTGTCGGCGTAGCGGGTGCCCACCACGATCAGCCACACGCAACCGGCGATCGATGCCACGAAGACGAACGCTCCCAGCCACACGATCGGTTGTCGATACCACGCCGATCCGCGGGCCGATCCGTGCCGGGCGGCGGGGTCATTGCCGTTGTTCATCGACCGGGTGCGACAGCTGGTAGACGTAGGCGGCGACCACGCGGATCTGGTCGTCGGACAGGCGCGGGCTCCATGCCGGCATGTGGCCCTGGCGTCCTTCGCCGATGGTCTTCTCGATGTCGGCCACGCTGCCGCCATGCAGCCACACCTGGTCGGTGAGGTTGGGTGCACCCAGCGCCGGGTTGCCCTTGCCATCGGCGCCATGGCAGGCCGCGCAAGTGGCGAACATCGGCTGGCCGGCGGCGGCCTTCGCCGCGTCGTGCGGTGCGCCGGACAGGCTCAGCACGTACTGCGCCAGGTTCTTGACGTTGTCCGCGCCCAGGCTGGCCCACGGCGGCATCACGCCGCTGCGGCCGTCGTGGATCGAGGTGGCGATGTCGCTGCCGCTGCCACCGTACAGCCAGTCGCCGTCGGCGAGGTTCGGCGCGCCCAGCGCCACGTTGCCCTTCGCGCTGCGCTGGTGGCAGGCGGCGCAGTTGTCCTCGAACAGCACCTTGCCCATGGCCAGCGCATTCGGGTCGCCGGCCAGCTTTTCCACCGGATACAGGCGGAAGCGCTCCATCAGCGGCGCCAGTTTGGCGTCATTGGCGGCCACTTCCTGTTGCAACTGGCCGTGGGAGGTCCAGCCCAGCGAACCCTCGTGGTTGCCGAAGCCCGGATACAGGTAAAGGTAGAGAAAGGCGAGCGCGAACATGCTGCCGGAAAATACGATCCACCAGCGCGGCAACGCTTTCAGCCCTTCCAGGATGGTGCCGTGCGCCCACACGTGTCCGGTGGTGCCATCGGGGCGGGTGGGAATCTTCGCCCGCGGCGCCCACAGGAACAGCGCGAAGGTGATGCCCATGTTGAGCACCACCAGGAACATCACCCACAACGACCAGCCATTGCTCATGGATGATTCTCCCCGTTACGGACATCGGTTTCCGGCTCATCTTCCATCGGCAGGTGAGCCATGCGGTTGAAGGTCGGCTTGTGGTACTTGCGCCAGGCCCAGATCCAGATGCCGATGAAACTGACCATCATCAGCGCGATGAGCACTCCGGTGATGTGACCCCAGATCGGATTGATGGTCACGGCGTGCCTCCATCGCTGGCCGCGGCATTGGCCGCCGCGGTCGATGCGGGTTCGTTGCGGATGCCCAGCCCCTGCAGGTAGGCGATCAGCGCGTCCAGTTCGGTCTTGCCTTCCACGGCGGCAGGGGCGCCGGCGATCTCGGCATCGGAATACGGATCACCCAGCCGGCGCAAGGCGCGCATGCGTGCCTGCACGTCGGCGGCATCGATCTTGTTGTGCGCCAGCCACGGATAGGCGGGCATGTTCGACTGCGGCACGACCTGGCGCGGGTTCATCAGATGCATGCGCTGCCAGTCGTCGGAATACTTGCCGCCCACCCGCGCCAGATCCGGGCCGGTGCGCTTGGAGCCCCACTGGAACGGGCGGTCATAGACCGATTCGGCCGCGATGGAGTAATGGCCATAGCGCTCGGTCTCGAAACGCAGGGCGCGGATCATCTGCGAATGGCACAGATAGCAGCCCTCCCGCACGTAGACGTCCTTGCCGATCAGCCGCAGCGGGTCGTATGGCTTCACGCCCGGCGGCGCCTTCACCGAATGCGCTTCCATGAACAGCGGGGTGATCTCGGCCAGACCGCCCAGCGAGACCATGATCGCGATCAGCACGCCGAGCAGGCCGACGTGTTTTTCAATTGCTTCGAAATGCTTGTAGGCCATGTCGATATCTTCCTCAGCCGGCCGCGGGCAATGGCGCGGGCACCTGATGCGGCACCGGCTCGGGGATGGGTACGGGAATCGGCTTGATCAGCCGTGCACGGGCGTCGGCGGCGGTGTGCCAGAGGTTCCACGCCATCACCCACATGCCCGACAGGATGCACACGCCGCCCAGCCAGCGGATGACGTACATCGGCTTGATCGCGATCAGGCTGTCCAGGAAACCGTAGGTGAGCGCGCCATCCGGGTTGGTGGCGCGCCACATCAGCGCCTCGGTGACGCCGGCTGTCCACATCGAGCCGACGTACAGCAGGGTGCCGATGATGTGCAGCCAGAAATGGAGTTCCATGCTCTTGCGCGAATGCATCTCCGGGCGGCCCAGCGCACGGGGCGCCATCGCGTACAGCGAGCCGATGGTGATCATCGCCACCCAGCCCAGCGAACCCGAATGCACGTGGGCGATGGTCCAGTCGGTGTAGTGCGACAGCGAGTTCACCGACTTGATCGCCATCATCGAGCCTTCGAACGTGGCGGCGCCGTAGAACACCAGCGACATCACCATGAACTTGGCTGCCGGATCGGTTTTCAGCTTGTGCCACGAACCGTTGAAAGTGAGCAGGCCATTGGCTGCCGAACCCAGGCTGGGCATCAGCAGCACCAGCGAGAACGCCATGCCCACCGACTGCACCCAGTCGGGCAGGGCGGTGTACATCAGGTGATGCGCGCCGGCCCACATGTAGACCGAGATCAGCGCCCAGAAATTGACGATCGAGAAGCGGTAGCTCCACAGCGGCTGCTGCGCCTGCCGCGGCACGAAGTAGTACATCATTCCCAGGAAGCCGGCGGTGAGGAAGAACGCCACCGCATTGTGGCCGTACCACCACTGCACCATCGCATCGACCACGCCGGAGTAGATCGAATACGACTTCGTCAGCGAGACCGGGATGACCAGGTTGTTGATGATGTGCAGCAGGCCCACGGCGATGATGAAGGCGCCGTAGTACCAGTTCGCCACGTAGATGTGCTTGATGCGCCGGCGCGCCAGCGAGCCGAAGAACACCACGCCGAAACTTACCCAGACCACCGCGATCAGGATGTCGATGAACCATTCCGGCTCGGCGTATTCCTTGCTCTGGGTCAGCCCCAGCGGCATGGTGGTCATCGCCAGCACGCAGACCAGTTGCCAGCCCCAGAAGGTGAACCCGGCCAGCTTGGTGAACGCCAGGCGGGCATGGCCGGTGCGCTGCACCACGTAGTAGCAGGTACCCATCAGCGCCGAGCCGCCGAAGGCGAAGATCACGCCGAAGGTGTGGTCGGGCCGGATGCG
This is a stretch of genomic DNA from Rhodanobacter sp. FDAARGOS 1247. It encodes these proteins:
- a CDS encoding cbb3-type cytochrome c oxidase subunit 3; amino-acid sequence: MTINPIWGHITGVLIALMMVSFIGIWIWAWRKYHKPTFNRMAHLPMEDEPETDVRNGENHP
- the ccoN gene encoding cytochrome-c oxidase, cbb3-type subunit I, which codes for MPNTEYYNDRVVRQFLLAAAVWGITGMSVGVYAAAELMWPALNFEIPWLTFSRIRPDHTFGVIFAFGGSALMGTCYYVVQRTGHARLAFTKLAGFTFWGWQLVCVLAMTTMPLGLTQSKEYAEPEWFIDILIAVVWVSFGVVFFGSLARRRIKHIYVANWYYGAFIIAVGLLHIINNLVIPVSLTKSYSIYSGVVDAMVQWWYGHNAVAFFLTAGFLGMMYYFVPRQAQQPLWSYRFSIVNFWALISVYMWAGAHHLMYTALPDWVQSVGMAFSLVLLMPSLGSAANGLLTFNGSWHKLKTDPAAKFMVMSLVFYGAATFEGSMMAIKSVNSLSHYTDWTIAHVHSGSLGWVAMITIGSLYAMAPRALGRPEMHSRKSMELHFWLHIIGTLLYVGSMWTAGVTEALMWRATNPDGALTYGFLDSLIAIKPMYVIRWLGGVCILSGMWVMAWNLWHTAADARARLIKPIPVPIPEPVPHQVPAPLPAAG
- the ccoO gene encoding cytochrome-c oxidase, cbb3-type subunit II codes for the protein MAYKHFEAIEKHVGLLGVLIAIMVSLGGLAEITPLFMEAHSVKAPPGVKPYDPLRLIGKDVYVREGCYLCHSQMIRALRFETERYGHYSIAAESVYDRPFQWGSKRTGPDLARVGGKYSDDWQRMHLMNPRQVVPQSNMPAYPWLAHNKIDAADVQARMRALRRLGDPYSDAEIAGAPAAVEGKTELDALIAYLQGLGIRNEPASTAAANAAASDGGTP
- a CDS encoding cation-translocating P-type ATPase, producing the protein MNSYAAWAHPQLAAQVLRLRRDGSSEVALSVESMTDARQVLRLEQLIRSLPGVKRVAIDRPARRVRVVLDAGRTPLPTLLANFAAAGCPAQPLQHASIDDLRSQEQHDALKRLLVAGMCSMQVMTYAFVIYIGVVDFVDFSTRNLFRWLGLLTSVPVVFYSALPFFRGAAQELRERRLGINLPVALAVALVFLASMFNTLRGSGEIYFDSVTMFVFLLLGGRYLELRSRHRSGAMGDAAIDGAPLLAQRRRADGELETVPAMTLLPGDRVHIAEGTRVPADGVLQSAHVELDEALLSGESRPVRRVRGEPLIAGSVLLSGPAELLVEHSGDTTTVARLGELATRARQARSTIAASDRVVGRFVARVLGLTALTALGWLLVDPARAFEAAVAVLVVACPCAFALTRPTTLTRALGVLAGRGVLVTSGDALGRLAEVDYALFDKTGTLTVPQLQHRAVEPLRGDSVERVLQLAAALAHESSHPLARALADTARQQALPLQAQSVQVVAGAGISGEVAGRALWLGRADYALAPSGQPAPAGVADALLLTDADGVIAAFHLDEQPRTDAQHVLERLRGDGITTSMASGDASSRVATMAARLGIADWHARQSPADKLERLQAAHAEGHTTLAVGDGSNDAPLLAGADVSAALASGTELAQAHADLLLMDGRLNGLIDARAIARQLQQVTAQSRRWALAYNLCAVPFAAFGMVPPWLAGIGMSLSSLVVVLNALRVGRPEATADDRADPATGARELPA
- the ccoP gene encoding cytochrome-c oxidase, cbb3-type subunit III produces the protein MSNGWSLWVMFLVVLNMGITFALFLWAPRAKIPTRPDGTTGHVWAHGTILEGLKALPRWWIVFSGSMFALAFLYLYLYPGFGNHEGSLGWTSHGQLQQEVAANDAKLAPLMERFRLYPVEKLAGDPNALAMGKVLFEDNCAACHQRSAKGNVALGAPNLADGDWLYGGSGSDIATSIHDGRSGVMPPWASLGADNVKNLAQYVLSLSGAPHDAAKAAAGQPMFATCAACHGADGKGNPALGAPNLTDQVWLHGGSVADIEKTIGEGRQGHMPAWSPRLSDDQIRVVAAYVYQLSHPVDEQRQ
- a CDS encoding acetyl-CoA hydrolase/transferase C-terminal domain-containing protein, with the translated sequence MPIEQRYADTDACARYLMDVLGPDLRIAAPLGLGKPHELLNAIYRAISADATRSMRLYTALSLTRPQASPGLEQRFLQPFLERHFGADAVDPQYALDQARDALPANVEVHEFYLQSGAMLHSGSAQRSYISQNYTHVARDLVVQDINLLVQLVARREGPDGVHYSLSCNPDLTLDFLRLTQLAGKPRPMCVAVVHPDLPYLGGDAEVAETYFDVELRPPHSPPLFALPRAPVGLAEYALGLHASALVKDGGCLQIGIGALSDALVKALLLRQQNNIQWRRALVALDPAGVTHALAGWQGGLAPFEAGLYGASEMVMDGFMHLQRGGILKRRSWDNLALERAAAAGRLSPETPGGHYLRGAFFLGSRELYAWLDATEAADPDAIDMCAVSNVNQLYGTHQSLAMLQRRGARFFNTCMMATALGAVVSDTLEDGGVVSGVGGQYNFVAMAHELPDARSVLLLRATRSSKGGIESNIRWSYGQTTIPRHLRDIIITEYGIADLRGKSDSECIEAMLAITDARFLDALCAEAKAHGKLAADFVIPDSWRLHRPLHLRKTLAPFRQHGVLPEFPFGSDFSEVEQRLLPALEWLKHAGASWRGKLGLLLAACRPGEVAPGEAEALARMGLVDPLTLADRLQRRLLQVALRRLVPTDRPTPPPVDQPATQRASGP